In Rhodanobacter humi, the following are encoded in one genomic region:
- a CDS encoding PstS family phosphate ABC transporter substrate-binding protein has protein sequence MRYLRGKVLAMVLAGAAAGPAMAGQTSASVEWLLPTAKTHAVQTHAQDEAGKQSGRPLPTPEFLQPTLDAALPSFKPSHDAGLKGSISMAASDTLPGLVGAWIHAFHKFYPDVRISFGPPYEGSHGAMELANGKIDIAFVSRELKPTDITAFGARHGYPPLSVPVSGGSYRQFGFLDAVVFFVNPQNPVERLSLAQLDAVLSRSLLRGKHAAVTWGDLGAGGAWAARPIHVYAIKPWNGFEEFVRQRVLDVGAQRGHWRTDLHYDPTVFPIARRVAADPDGIGYAGLAFVDAPVKMLAIGSDGHYLAPTYANVASAAYPLSRLIYANVNLKPSTAMTPPMREFLRFVLSRQGQQIVLDQAVFLPLRGFQAESAGALLGAPAHGDRS, from the coding sequence ATGCGATACCTGCGCGGGAAGGTGCTGGCCATGGTGCTGGCGGGCGCGGCGGCCGGCCCGGCCATGGCCGGGCAGACCTCCGCCAGTGTGGAATGGCTGCTGCCGACGGCGAAAACCCACGCCGTGCAGACCCACGCCCAGGACGAGGCGGGCAAGCAATCCGGAAGGCCGTTGCCCACGCCCGAGTTTCTGCAGCCGACACTGGATGCCGCGCTGCCGTCATTCAAGCCAAGCCACGACGCCGGCCTGAAGGGCTCGATCAGCATGGCGGCGTCGGACACCCTGCCGGGCTTGGTGGGAGCGTGGATACACGCGTTCCACAAGTTCTACCCGGACGTGCGCATATCCTTCGGGCCGCCGTACGAAGGCAGCCACGGCGCCATGGAGCTGGCGAACGGCAAGATCGACATCGCGTTCGTGTCGCGCGAATTGAAGCCCACGGACATCACCGCGTTCGGTGCGCGCCATGGCTACCCGCCGCTCAGCGTGCCGGTCTCGGGCGGATCGTACCGGCAGTTCGGATTTCTGGACGCCGTGGTGTTCTTCGTCAATCCGCAGAACCCCGTCGAACGCCTGAGCCTGGCCCAGCTTGACGCGGTGCTGTCGCGATCCCTGCTCAGGGGCAAGCACGCCGCCGTCACCTGGGGCGACCTCGGTGCCGGCGGCGCCTGGGCCGCTCGTCCGATCCACGTGTACGCGATCAAGCCTTGGAACGGGTTCGAGGAATTCGTGCGGCAGCGCGTGCTGGACGTGGGAGCGCAGCGCGGCCACTGGCGCACGGACCTGCACTATGACCCCACTGTCTTCCCGATCGCCCGACGCGTGGCGGCGGACCCGGACGGCATCGGCTATGCGGGGCTGGCCTTCGTCGACGCGCCAGTGAAGATGCTCGCCATCGGCAGCGACGGGCACTACCTCGCACCGACCTATGCGAATGTCGCCTCAGCCGCCTACCCGCTGAGCCGGCTGATCTATGCCAACGTCAATCTGAAGCCAAGTACTGCCATGACACCGCCGATGAGAGAGTTTCTCCGTTTCGTGCTGAGCCGGCAGGGTCAGCAGATCGTGTTGGACCAGGCCGTTTTCCTGCCGCTGCGCGGATTCCAGGCCGAGAGTGCGGGCGCGCTGCTCGGCGCGCCCGCACACGGTGACCGCTCATGA
- a CDS encoding YncE family protein: MHRFSIQGAAPVRAIAFGPGGTQAYVATGSELRDYDVATAQLADTLALPAPVADMVIDTPSRTGFAALAAPAKLVIFRLQPLKVAASTALTDGSPSALLFDAATHALLVESTQAATVTKFDAATGRRLASLRMQGSLRQMAADGRGTLYVADMAHDAIDVVDEAQMKYLGAIPVTGCKDPTGLAMDQVGRRLFVGCTDGMRYVVDTDLGFTFERLPSSLRGTSRMVFAFHPFGSAGWKGAAIGASENGRLALVRMNAFVNYSAAGDYPLNGSFEAMALDQDTHQLWLALGQPSAAEKAARPIELWTLGATAEVSK; encoded by the coding sequence GTGCATCGCTTCTCGATCCAGGGCGCGGCACCGGTGCGCGCGATCGCTTTCGGACCCGGCGGCACGCAGGCATACGTGGCCACCGGCAGCGAGCTGCGCGACTACGACGTGGCCACGGCGCAGTTGGCCGACACGCTGGCGCTGCCCGCGCCTGTCGCCGACATGGTGATCGACACCCCCAGCCGCACGGGTTTTGCCGCGCTGGCTGCACCGGCGAAACTCGTGATCTTCCGGCTGCAGCCCTTGAAGGTCGCCGCATCGACCGCGCTGACCGACGGATCGCCTTCGGCGCTGCTGTTCGACGCCGCCACGCACGCCCTGCTGGTGGAAAGCACCCAGGCGGCGACGGTCACCAAGTTCGATGCGGCCACGGGCCGGCGCCTCGCCTCCCTGCGGATGCAAGGCAGCCTGCGGCAGATGGCGGCCGATGGCCGCGGCACGCTCTACGTCGCTGACATGGCGCACGACGCCATCGACGTGGTGGACGAGGCGCAGATGAAATACCTGGGCGCCATCCCGGTCACGGGCTGCAAGGATCCGACCGGGCTTGCCATGGATCAGGTCGGCCGCCGGCTGTTCGTCGGCTGTACCGATGGCATGCGCTACGTCGTCGACACCGACCTGGGCTTCACTTTCGAACGGCTGCCTTCGTCGCTGCGCGGCACGTCGCGCATGGTGTTTGCCTTCCACCCATTCGGTTCCGCCGGCTGGAAAGGTGCCGCCATCGGTGCGAGCGAGAACGGCCGCCTCGCGCTGGTCAGGATGAACGCCTTCGTGAATTACAGCGCAGCCGGCGATTACCCCCTCAACGGAAGCTTCGAAGCGATGGCACTTGACCAAGACACGCACCAGTTGTGGCTGGCCCTCGGGCAGCCATCCGCCGCAGAGAAAGCGGCCAGACCCATCGAGCTGTGGACCCTGGGCGCAACGGCGGAGGTGTCGAAATGA
- a CDS encoding PstS family phosphate ABC transporter substrate-binding protein, with product MLIALGVAVAGSIPANATPAPDAGSQPVVAIATDGGLRCLGASTMQPLLAAWARAFRAHRPQASVEIGDSSHYSAEGVAATLAGQVNCISFAREPFPAELAAFKRRLGQAPIVIPVAGGSYATPHGTFALAIYVNRANPLRGLTLAQLAAVFSGAPAPGRHRPLASWGQLGLRGDWAARPIHLYGMTPRRASGNPPGIVNFLDRRVLGGRSWRSDLRVQVDTPGTSTLAAIVRQVGADPDGIGYSGFDYASGAVRALPLAVAQGTPFHAGTLGEVAAGRYALARTIYLGFPRSSTGGLSPAACQFLSFVLGADGQRLIAQDRMHFDPLTPAQDHTARTALAREGLCDAPLPSADARPPHPRPAYIDDNGAVRIVGYNDMRWMLEALDRRFESTHPSIRFDLVLKGTRTAPAALAEGSSLFAPMGAEFTDQALARYQQRVGTSPLKFRVAHAALDPRARSSPLAIYVNPANPLAVISMRQLRGIFAAPQRLLEGAQLGLSGAWAHWRIEPCGLAQDTALGVFMNRHHLGGAGYARSYRGFRESAAVLRHVALDPAALCFADLNQASDAVHVLGIRTGTGDARETFTGSRQEIVAGRYPLDRFLYIYARKPDARDDHALACDYLRLVLSDGGQQAIAAAAPGYLPLSEAERSVERRRLEASLCR from the coding sequence ATGCTGATCGCGCTGGGCGTGGCGGTTGCCGGAAGCATTCCGGCGAACGCCACGCCCGCGCCGGACGCCGGCAGCCAGCCGGTGGTCGCGATCGCAACCGATGGCGGCCTGCGCTGCCTGGGCGCCAGTACCATGCAGCCGCTGCTGGCGGCCTGGGCGCGCGCCTTCCGCGCGCACCGGCCGCAGGCCTCGGTCGAGATCGGCGACAGCAGCCATTACTCGGCCGAAGGCGTGGCCGCCACGCTCGCCGGACAGGTGAACTGCATCAGCTTCGCGCGGGAACCGTTTCCGGCGGAACTGGCCGCATTCAAACGCCGCCTGGGGCAGGCGCCGATCGTGATTCCCGTCGCTGGCGGAAGTTATGCAACGCCACACGGCACGTTCGCACTGGCCATCTACGTCAACCGCGCGAACCCGCTGCGCGGGCTGACGCTGGCACAGCTGGCCGCGGTGTTCTCCGGCGCGCCCGCACCGGGCCGGCACCGGCCACTGGCCTCGTGGGGGCAACTGGGATTGCGCGGAGACTGGGCCGCGCGTCCGATCCACCTCTATGGCATGACGCCCCGCCGCGCCTCGGGCAATCCGCCCGGCATCGTCAATTTCCTGGACCGGCGCGTCCTGGGCGGACGGAGCTGGCGCAGCGACCTGCGCGTGCAGGTCGATACGCCGGGCACCAGCACGCTGGCGGCGATCGTGCGGCAGGTAGGCGCGGATCCGGACGGCATCGGCTACAGCGGCTTCGACTACGCCAGCGGCGCCGTGCGGGCGTTGCCGCTCGCCGTGGCGCAGGGCACCCCATTCCATGCGGGCACGCTGGGCGAGGTGGCCGCAGGCCGCTATGCGCTGGCCAGGACGATCTATCTGGGCTTTCCCCGTTCCAGCACCGGCGGGCTGAGTCCCGCGGCCTGCCAATTCCTGTCTTTCGTCCTGGGCGCCGACGGACAGCGACTGATCGCGCAAGATCGGATGCACTTCGATCCGCTCACGCCCGCACAGGATCACACTGCCCGCACCGCCCTGGCGCGCGAGGGGCTTTGCGATGCACCCCTGCCGTCCGCGGATGCCAGGCCGCCGCATCCGCGCCCCGCCTACATCGACGACAACGGCGCGGTGCGGATCGTTGGCTACAACGACATGCGCTGGATGCTCGAAGCCCTGGATCGCCGGTTCGAGTCGACGCATCCCAGCATCCGCTTCGATCTCGTGCTCAAGGGAACCCGCACGGCGCCGGCTGCGTTGGCCGAAGGCAGCAGTCTTTTCGCGCCGATGGGTGCCGAGTTCACGGATCAGGCACTCGCCCGGTATCAACAACGTGTCGGCACTAGTCCACTCAAGTTCCGCGTTGCGCACGCCGCGCTCGATCCGCGCGCACGCTCGTCGCCGTTGGCGATCTACGTGAATCCCGCCAATCCGCTGGCGGTGATCAGCATGAGGCAACTGCGCGGCATCTTCGCTGCACCACAACGACTGCTCGAGGGTGCGCAACTGGGACTTAGCGGTGCATGGGCGCATTGGCGCATCGAGCCATGCGGTCTCGCCCAGGACACCGCGCTGGGCGTGTTCATGAATCGGCATCACCTGGGCGGCGCCGGTTATGCGAGGAGCTATCGCGGCTTTCGAGAATCGGCAGCGGTGCTCCGACATGTGGCGCTCGATCCGGCGGCACTGTGCTTCGCCGACCTCAATCAAGCCAGCGACGCGGTTCACGTCCTCGGCATTCGAACGGGCACGGGCGATGCGCGGGAGACATTCACAGGCTCCCGCCAGGAGATCGTTGCAGGCCGCTACCCGCTTGATCGATTCCTCTACATCTATGCCAGAAAGCCGGACGCCCGCGACGACCATGCGCTGGCATGCGATTACCTGCGCCTGGTGCTGTCCGACGGCGGACAACAAGCCATCGCCGCGGCGGCGCCGGGCTATCTGCCCTTGAGCGAGGCGGAGAGAAGCGTCGAGCGTCGCCGACTCGAAGCGTCCTTATGCCGGTGA
- the uvrB gene encoding excinuclease ABC subunit UvrB codes for MTDRFELVAPYQPAGDQPEAIRRLSEGFEAGLAAQTLLGVTGSGKTYTIANVIQQVQRPTIVMAPNKTLAAQLYGEFREFFPNNAVEYFVSYYDYYQPEAYVVASDTFIEKDASINEHIEQMRLAATKTLLSRRDAIIVATVSAIYGLGNPEDYLSLRLILAKGERIDQRQLIRQLTELQYARNEMELRRGTYRVRGEIIDVFPAESETEALRIELFDGEVEGLALFDPLTGETIRKVPRYTVYPRTHYASTRESVLNAIDTIKDELKERLEVLYRDNKLVEAQRLDQRTRYDVEMMAEVGYCQGIENYSRHLSRRAPGEPPPTLFDYLPADGLLVVDESHVTVPQIGAMYKGDRSRKETLVEFGFRLPSALDNRPLRFEEWEARVPRAIYVSATPREYELKKSGDAIVELVVRPTGLVDPEVEVRPVRTQVDDLLGEANKRIAMGDRVLVTTLTKRMAENLTEYLSEHGVKVRYLHSDIETVERSEIIRDLRLGEFDVLVGINLLREGLDMPEVSLVAVLDADKEGFLRSTGSLIQTIGRAARNVRGKAILYADEVTRSMQAAMDETGRRREKQLVFNAANGITPKTVERRIADIMEGARSESPSRGRGGRSRQRAVAEPAASYEAMDPARAAAAIKKLEALMYKHAQNLEFEDAAKLRDQIHQLREQALR; via the coding sequence ATGACCGACCGCTTCGAACTCGTCGCCCCCTACCAGCCCGCCGGCGACCAGCCCGAGGCGATCCGCCGCCTCAGCGAGGGTTTCGAGGCGGGCCTCGCCGCGCAGACCCTGCTGGGCGTCACCGGCTCGGGCAAGACCTACACCATCGCCAACGTGATCCAGCAGGTGCAGCGGCCGACCATCGTGATGGCGCCGAACAAGACGCTGGCGGCGCAGCTGTACGGCGAATTCCGCGAGTTCTTTCCGAACAATGCGGTGGAGTATTTCGTCAGCTACTACGACTACTACCAGCCGGAGGCCTACGTGGTGGCCTCGGACACCTTCATCGAGAAGGACGCCTCGATCAACGAGCACATCGAGCAGATGCGACTGGCCGCCACCAAGACGCTGCTGTCGCGGCGCGATGCGATCATCGTGGCCACGGTGTCGGCGATCTACGGCCTTGGCAACCCCGAGGATTACCTTTCGCTGCGCCTGATCCTGGCCAAGGGCGAGCGCATCGACCAGCGCCAGCTGATCCGCCAGCTCACCGAGCTGCAGTACGCCCGCAACGAGATGGAACTGCGCCGCGGCACCTACCGCGTGCGCGGCGAGATCATCGACGTGTTTCCCGCCGAATCGGAGACCGAAGCGCTGCGCATCGAGCTGTTCGACGGCGAGGTGGAAGGGCTGGCGCTGTTCGATCCGCTCACCGGCGAAACGATCCGCAAGGTGCCGCGCTACACGGTCTACCCGCGCACGCATTACGCCTCTACGCGCGAGAGCGTGCTGAACGCGATCGACACCATCAAGGACGAGCTGAAGGAGCGCCTGGAGGTGCTGTACCGCGACAACAAGCTGGTCGAGGCGCAGCGGCTGGACCAGCGCACCCGCTACGACGTGGAGATGATGGCCGAGGTGGGTTACTGCCAGGGCATCGAGAACTACTCGCGCCATCTTTCCCGGCGCGCGCCCGGCGAGCCGCCGCCCACGCTGTTCGACTACTTGCCGGCCGACGGCCTGCTGGTGGTGGACGAGTCGCACGTCACCGTGCCGCAGATCGGCGCGATGTACAAAGGCGACCGCTCGCGCAAGGAAACCCTGGTGGAGTTCGGCTTCCGCCTGCCGTCCGCGCTGGACAACCGGCCGCTGCGCTTCGAGGAGTGGGAGGCGCGGGTGCCGCGCGCGATCTACGTCTCCGCCACGCCGCGCGAGTACGAGCTGAAGAAATCCGGTGATGCCATCGTCGAGCTGGTGGTGCGGCCCACCGGCTTGGTCGACCCCGAGGTGGAAGTGCGCCCGGTGCGCACCCAGGTGGACGACTTGCTGGGCGAGGCGAACAAGCGCATCGCGATGGGCGACCGTGTGCTGGTCACCACGCTGACCAAGCGCATGGCCGAGAACCTCACGGAATACCTCTCCGAGCACGGCGTGAAGGTGCGCTACCTGCACTCGGACATCGAGACGGTGGAGCGTAGCGAGATCATCCGCGACCTGCGCCTGGGCGAGTTCGACGTGCTGGTGGGCATCAACCTGCTGCGCGAGGGACTGGACATGCCCGAGGTGTCGCTGGTGGCGGTGCTTGACGCCGACAAGGAAGGCTTCCTGCGCTCCACCGGTTCGCTGATCCAGACCATCGGTCGCGCCGCCCGCAACGTGCGCGGCAAGGCCATCCTCTACGCCGACGAGGTGACCCGCTCGATGCAGGCGGCGATGGACGAGACCGGCCGTCGCCGCGAGAAGCAGCTCGTGTTCAACGCGGCCAACGGCATCACCCCGAAGACGGTCGAGCGGCGCATCGCCGACATCATGGAGGGCGCGCGCAGCGAGTCGCCGTCGCGCGGCCGTGGCGGCAGGAGCCGGCAACGCGCCGTGGCCGAGCCGGCCGCCAGCTACGAGGCGATGGACCCGGCCAGGGCCGCTGCCGCCATCAAGAAGCTGGAAGCGCTGATGTACAAGCACGCCCAGAATCTGGAGTTCGAGGACGCGGCGAAGCTGCGCGACCAGATCCATCAATTGCGCGAGCAGGCGCTGCGCTGA
- a CDS encoding GspH/FimT family pseudopilin has product MAMQQACGPCDRQRGVTLIEQVMVVAIIGVLAAIAVPSLAPLLQRNQVQLAQTEFIAALQHARGTAAVSGKPTLFCPSRDSRSCSNDARWESGWLIGHDPARKGQPDTTPLRTRAGYAGIVILGDSGRRLVRFQSDGSASGMTNTWRFCRRDRPNEALVVVIANSGRVRGAKASAEQAASCAAAQ; this is encoded by the coding sequence ATGGCGATGCAACAGGCTTGCGGCCCGTGCGACCGGCAGCGCGGCGTCACCCTGATCGAGCAGGTGATGGTGGTGGCCATCATCGGCGTGCTGGCGGCGATCGCCGTGCCGTCGCTGGCGCCGCTGCTCCAGCGCAACCAGGTGCAACTGGCGCAGACGGAATTCATCGCCGCCCTGCAGCACGCGCGCGGTACCGCGGCGGTCAGCGGCAAACCCACCCTGTTCTGCCCCAGCCGCGACAGCCGGAGCTGCAGCAACGACGCGCGCTGGGAATCCGGCTGGCTCATCGGCCACGACCCGGCCCGCAAGGGCCAGCCCGACACGACCCCGCTGCGCACCCGGGCCGGCTATGCCGGCATCGTCATCCTCGGCGACAGCGGGCGCCGGCTCGTGCGCTTCCAGAGCGACGGCAGCGCCAGCGGCATGACCAACACCTGGCGCTTCTGCCGCCGCGACCGGCCGAATGAGGCGTTGGTGGTGGTGATCGCCAACTCCGGTCGCGTCCGCGGTGCGAAGGCCAGCGCGGAACAGGCCGCCAGTTGCGCCGCAGCGCAGTAA
- the ppnN gene encoding nucleotide 5'-monophosphate nucleosidase PpnN, which yields MNDAGAGTAGRNATVSARISPAGGLDILSRHEVVRLRGASDSGLHALLRRCALAVLTSGAISDDPRAILEQYPDFDIQVLQQDRGIKIELTKAPAQAFVDGQIIRGINELLVAVVRDIVYVSTQLEQIGTDLEPSDALTQVVFEILRNARILKPFIDPNLVVCWGGHSISREEYDYTKAVGYQLGLRGMDICTGCGPGAMKGPMKGATIAHAKQRRRNNRYIGITEPGIIAAESPNPIVNQLVIMPDIEKRLEAFVRMGHGIIVFPGGVGTAEEILYLLGILLHPDNAGAPFPLILTGPKQSAAYFEQIDRFLRLALGDAVAAHYQIIVDDPAAVAKAMARGIDKVRNNRLDTKDAFFFNWALRIPLEFQTPFRPTHEAMRGLQLRHGRPLHDLAADLRRAFSGIVAGNVKEEGVQAIEQNGPFDIDGDRDIMQALDKLLRAFVEQHRMKLPGGAAYVPCYRVITG from the coding sequence ATGAACGATGCAGGTGCCGGCACCGCCGGTCGCAACGCCACGGTGAGCGCGCGCATTTCGCCCGCCGGTGGCCTGGACATCCTTTCCCGCCACGAGGTGGTGCGCCTGCGCGGCGCCAGCGACTCGGGCCTGCACGCGCTGTTGCGCCGCTGCGCGCTGGCGGTGCTGACCTCGGGCGCGATCAGCGACGACCCGCGGGCGATCCTCGAGCAGTATCCGGACTTCGACATCCAGGTGCTGCAGCAGGACCGCGGCATCAAGATCGAACTGACCAAGGCGCCGGCGCAGGCCTTCGTGGATGGCCAGATCATCCGCGGCATCAACGAGCTGCTGGTGGCGGTGGTGCGCGACATCGTCTACGTGTCCACCCAGCTGGAGCAGATCGGCACCGACCTCGAACCGTCCGACGCGCTGACCCAGGTGGTGTTCGAGATCCTGCGCAACGCGCGCATCCTCAAGCCTTTCATCGACCCGAACCTGGTGGTGTGCTGGGGCGGCCACTCGATTTCGCGCGAGGAGTACGACTACACCAAGGCGGTGGGCTACCAGCTCGGCCTGCGCGGCATGGACATCTGCACCGGCTGCGGCCCGGGCGCAATGAAGGGGCCGATGAAGGGCGCCACGATCGCGCACGCCAAGCAGCGCCGGCGCAACAACCGCTACATCGGCATCACCGAGCCGGGCATCATCGCGGCCGAGTCGCCGAACCCGATCGTCAACCAGCTGGTCATCATGCCGGACATCGAGAAGCGCCTCGAAGCGTTCGTCCGCATGGGCCACGGCATCATCGTGTTTCCCGGTGGCGTCGGCACGGCGGAGGAGATCCTCTACCTGCTGGGCATCCTGCTGCATCCGGACAACGCCGGCGCACCGTTCCCGCTGATCCTCACCGGGCCGAAGCAGTCCGCCGCCTATTTCGAGCAGATCGACCGCTTCCTGCGCCTCGCGCTGGGCGACGCGGTGGCCGCGCACTACCAGATCATCGTGGACGATCCGGCTGCGGTGGCGAAGGCGATGGCCAGAGGCATCGACAAGGTGCGCAACAACCGCCTGGACACCAAGGACGCGTTCTTCTTCAACTGGGCGCTGCGCATTCCGCTGGAATTCCAGACGCCGTTCCGCCCCACCCACGAAGCGATGCGCGGCCTGCAGCTCCGCCACGGTCGCCCGCTGCACGATCTGGCGGCGGACCTGCGCCGCGCGTTCTCCGGCATCGTGGCCGGCAACGTGAAGGAGGAGGGCGTGCAGGCGATCGAGCAGAACGGCCCGTTCGACATCGACGGCGACCGCGACATCATGCAGGCGCTGGACAAGCTGCTGCGGGCCTTCGTGGAGCAGCACCGCATGAAGCTGCCCGGCGGCGCGGCCTACGTGCCGTGCTATCGCGTGATTACCGGCTGA